A single window of Rubripirellula lacrimiformis DNA harbors:
- a CDS encoding CTP synthase: MTKHIFVTGGVVSSLGKGLTSASIGMLLEQRGLRVRMQKLDPYINVDPGTMSPYQHGEVYVLDDGSETDLDLGHYERFTSGLLTRDCNYTTGQIYLSVIEKERKGQFLGKTVQVIPHITNEIKSVIKRMGGDDVDVVITEIGGTVGDIESLPFLEAIRQFSLDIGRENCLYMHLTLVPYLKAADELKTKPTQHSVGQLREIGIQPDILVCRCEHSISRDDREKIALFCNVPVEAVIEEKDKDFSIYEVPLSLVENKMDELIVQKLGLHTAQSLDISPWTELLHRLRNPRHEISIAVVGKYAEHKDAYKSIYESIDHAGMQHQTQIRIGRIQSSDIEREGAERLLSGYQGILVPGGFGERGIEGKVQAIKFARERGIPFFGICLGMQCAVIEYGRHVMNLDGAHSSEFDKDTKHPVICLLDEQQNVTQMGGTMRLGSQRAKLDRHSRSGKAYDADTVDERHRHRYEFNNLYRQQFEAGGMRFAGTSPDGGLVEIVEIPNHPWFVAVQFHPEFKSKPLKAHPLFAGFIEAAIERQRSRAAKEAGTSNQSEQPASDRSSQENS, from the coding sequence ATGACGAAACACATCTTTGTAACCGGCGGCGTGGTCAGTTCTCTCGGCAAGGGGCTAACCAGTGCCTCGATCGGAATGCTGCTTGAACAGCGGGGTTTGCGGGTCCGCATGCAGAAGCTGGATCCGTACATCAACGTCGATCCTGGCACGATGAGCCCCTATCAGCACGGCGAGGTCTACGTCTTAGACGACGGATCCGAAACCGACCTGGACCTGGGCCACTACGAGCGATTCACGTCGGGATTGCTGACGCGAGATTGCAATTACACGACCGGGCAGATCTATCTGTCGGTCATTGAAAAAGAACGCAAAGGCCAGTTCCTGGGCAAAACCGTTCAGGTCATCCCGCACATCACCAATGAAATCAAATCGGTGATCAAGCGGATGGGCGGCGATGACGTCGACGTCGTGATCACCGAAATCGGTGGCACGGTGGGCGACATCGAAAGTCTGCCGTTCCTAGAAGCCATTCGCCAATTTTCGCTGGACATCGGCCGCGAAAACTGCCTGTACATGCACCTGACGTTGGTGCCGTACTTGAAAGCAGCCGACGAACTGAAGACGAAGCCTACCCAGCACAGCGTCGGCCAGCTTCGCGAAATCGGGATCCAGCCAGACATCTTGGTGTGTCGATGCGAGCACTCGATCAGCCGCGACGATCGCGAAAAGATCGCACTGTTCTGCAACGTGCCCGTGGAAGCGGTCATCGAGGAAAAGGACAAGGATTTTTCGATCTACGAAGTTCCGTTGTCGCTGGTCGAAAACAAGATGGACGAACTGATCGTCCAAAAACTTGGACTGCACACGGCTCAGTCACTAGACATTTCGCCGTGGACGGAACTGCTGCACCGACTTCGCAATCCACGTCACGAAATTTCGATCGCTGTGGTCGGCAAGTACGCCGAACACAAGGATGCGTACAAATCGATCTACGAATCGATTGACCACGCCGGGATGCAGCACCAGACGCAGATCCGGATCGGACGCATCCAAAGTTCGGATATCGAACGCGAAGGCGCCGAACGACTGCTTAGCGGTTACCAAGGCATCTTGGTGCCCGGTGGATTTGGGGAACGCGGGATCGAAGGCAAAGTGCAAGCGATCAAGTTCGCTCGCGAACGCGGCATCCCGTTCTTTGGAATCTGCTTGGGCATGCAGTGCGCCGTCATCGAGTACGGGCGTCACGTGATGAACCTGGACGGTGCCCATAGCAGCGAATTCGACAAAGACACCAAGCATCCGGTGATCTGCCTGTTGGACGAACAGCAAAACGTTACACAGATGGGCGGCACGATGCGATTGGGCAGCCAGAGAGCCAAACTGGATCGCCACAGCCGATCCGGAAAAGCCTACGACGCCGACACGGTCGACGAACGACATCGCCATCGGTACGAGTTCAACAATCTGTATCGCCAACAATTCGAAGCGGGCGGTATGCGATTCGCCGGCACCAGCCCCGACGGTGGCTTGGTCGAAATCGTTGAAATCCCCAACCACCCGTGGTTCGTCGCGGTTCAGTTCCACCCGGAATTCAAGAGCAAACCGCTCAAGGCTCACCCCTTGTTTGCAGGATTCATCGAAGCGGCGATCGAACGACAACGAAGCCGGGCCGCCAAAGAAGCCGGGACATCGAACCAGAGCGAACAGCCAGCGTCGGACCGTTCGTCGCAAGAAAACTCGTAA
- a CDS encoding DUF1844 domain-containing protein — protein sequence MTESENNEEPKIIVDDDWKEQVAKEKAAADASEPAEVAAPPETETAAREPSAQVSEPATDEIPPPPPASFEVLISMLFTQAMATLGQFPDPNTGQPTINKPYAKHYIDTMEMLGVKTKGNLSDDEAKMLSEALHALRMAYVSVKAPPKAD from the coding sequence ATGACTGAATCCGAGAACAACGAAGAACCGAAGATCATCGTCGACGACGATTGGAAAGAACAAGTCGCGAAGGAAAAGGCTGCGGCCGACGCAAGCGAGCCCGCTGAAGTAGCGGCGCCGCCGGAGACGGAAACGGCAGCCAGAGAGCCGTCTGCTCAAGTTTCCGAACCTGCGACCGACGAAATCCCGCCACCACCACCGGCATCGTTCGAAGTTCTGATTTCGATGCTTTTCACCCAGGCGATGGCGACGCTGGGGCAGTTCCCTGACCCCAACACGGGCCAACCCACGATCAACAAGCCCTATGCTAAACACTACATCGATACGATGGAGATGTTGGGCGTGAAGACCAAGGGCAACCTTTCCGACGACGAAGCAAAGATGCTCTCGGAAGCTCTGCACGCGCTGCGAATGGCCTATGTCAGCGTCAAAGCACCGCCGAAGGCCGACTGA